A single genomic interval of Lysobacter avium harbors:
- the pyrH gene encoding UMP kinase, translating to MSQLAYRRILLKLSGEALMGNEDYGIDPLVIHRLAREVMEAQEAGAEVALVIGGGNIFRGAGLAAGGMDRVTGDQMGMLATVINALAMQDALEKLGAKARVMSAIKINDVCEDYIRRRAIRHLEKGRLVIFAAGVGAPFFTTDSGAALRAIEIGADLLLKATKVDGVYDRDPNKHSDAVRYDRLTYDDVISRNLQVMDTAAFALARDSDLPLRIFDMTQPGELLKILRGEDIGTLVQGRSE from the coding sequence ATGTCCCAGCTCGCCTACCGCCGCATCCTGTTGAAGTTGTCCGGCGAGGCGTTGATGGGCAACGAGGACTACGGCATCGACCCGCTGGTGATCCATCGGCTCGCGCGCGAGGTGATGGAAGCCCAGGAAGCCGGCGCGGAAGTGGCGCTGGTGATCGGTGGCGGCAACATCTTCCGCGGCGCCGGGCTTGCTGCCGGCGGCATGGACCGGGTGACCGGCGATCAGATGGGCATGCTGGCCACGGTGATCAACGCGCTTGCAATGCAGGACGCACTGGAGAAGCTCGGCGCGAAGGCGCGGGTGATGAGCGCGATCAAGATCAACGACGTCTGCGAGGACTACATCCGCCGGCGCGCGATCCGGCACCTGGAAAAGGGCCGGCTGGTGATCTTCGCCGCGGGCGTGGGTGCGCCGTTCTTCACCACCGACTCCGGCGCTGCCCTGCGGGCGATCGAGATCGGCGCGGACCTGCTGCTGAAAGCGACCAAGGTCGACGGTGTGTACGACAGGGACCCCAACAAGCATTCCGACGCGGTGCGCTACGACCGGCTGACCTACGACGACGTGATCAGCCGCAACCTGCAGGTGATGGACACCGCGGCGTTCGCGCTGGCCCGCGACAGCGACCTGCCGCTGCGCATCTTCGACATGACCCAGCCGGGCGAACTGCTGAAAATCCTCCGCGGCGAGGACATCGGCACGCTGGTGCAGGGCCGGAGCGAATAG
- a CDS encoding cation diffusion facilitator family transporter: protein MHSEPHQHAPPHATRAFAVVTLANLAYTIIEAGYGFHTNSLALLSDALHNLGDVFGLALAWGAAVLARRPPTERHTFGWRRATLLSPLANAVLLVGFSGALAWEAIRRFGAPPSIPGLSIMAVAAVGIVVNLGGAWMMREGHDHDLNRRGAFLHLLADAAISVAAVAAGAGIWWLGWNWLDPVISLLVSVVVALTAFGLLRESFNAAMDAVPRTVDQAAVAAFITSEPGVVEVHHLHIWSLGTGEIAMTAHVVRPVDSEDHDEFLDRLHRKLDERFGINHPTLQIEHGISCQHDEHDRAPHSH, encoded by the coding sequence ATGCATTCCGAACCGCACCAGCACGCCCCGCCGCACGCCACTCGCGCCTTCGCGGTGGTCACGCTGGCCAACCTGGCCTACACGATCATCGAGGCCGGGTACGGGTTCCACACCAACTCGCTGGCCCTGCTGTCGGACGCGCTGCACAACCTCGGTGACGTATTCGGGCTGGCGCTCGCGTGGGGCGCGGCCGTACTGGCGCGGCGCCCACCGACGGAGCGCCACACGTTCGGCTGGCGGCGCGCGACCCTGCTCTCGCCGCTGGCCAACGCTGTGCTGCTGGTCGGCTTTTCCGGCGCATTGGCATGGGAGGCGATCCGCCGCTTCGGCGCGCCACCCTCGATTCCCGGCCTGTCGATCATGGCGGTTGCCGCGGTCGGCATCGTGGTGAACCTGGGCGGCGCATGGATGATGCGCGAAGGGCACGACCACGATCTGAACCGCCGCGGCGCCTTCCTCCATCTCCTGGCGGATGCGGCAATCTCGGTCGCTGCGGTGGCCGCCGGCGCAGGCATCTGGTGGCTCGGCTGGAACTGGCTGGACCCGGTGATCTCGCTGCTCGTGAGCGTGGTGGTCGCCCTGACCGCGTTCGGGCTCCTGCGCGAAAGTTTCAACGCGGCGATGGATGCGGTGCCACGCACCGTCGACCAGGCGGCGGTGGCGGCGTTCATCACCAGCGAGCCGGGCGTCGTGGAAGTGCACCACCTGCATATCTGGTCGCTGGGGACGGGAGAGATTGCAATGACCGCCCACGTGGTCCGTCCGGTGGACAGCGAGGACCACGACGAGTTCCTCGACCGCCTGCATCGCAAGCTGGACGAGCGCTTCGGCATCAACCATCCGACACTGCAGATCGAGCACGGAATTTCCTGCCAGCACGACGAGCACGACCGCGCGCCGCATTCCCATTGA
- the frr gene encoding ribosome recycling factor produces the protein MLNEITKDAQARMGKSIESLRQAMTKVRTGRASASLVDHLKVNYYGSEMPLSQVASIAVNDARSLTITPWEKPMVAAVEKAIINSDLGLTPNTAGTVIRINLPALTEERRRDLAKMVNAEGEDSKVAIRNIRRDANQQVKELLKEKEASEDDARRVEDEIQKITDAAIKDVDEVVKAKEQELMSV, from the coding sequence ATGTTGAATGAGATCACGAAAGACGCGCAGGCCCGCATGGGCAAAAGCATCGAGTCGCTGCGCCAGGCGATGACAAAGGTACGCACGGGCCGTGCCTCGGCATCCCTGGTCGACCACCTGAAGGTGAACTACTACGGCTCCGAGATGCCGCTGTCGCAGGTGGCCAGCATCGCCGTCAACGACGCGCGCTCGCTGACCATCACCCCGTGGGAGAAGCCGATGGTGGCCGCGGTCGAGAAGGCGATCATCAACTCCGACCTCGGCCTGACCCCCAACACCGCGGGCACCGTGATCCGGATCAACCTGCCGGCCCTCACCGAGGAGCGCCGCCGCGACCTGGCCAAGATGGTCAACGCCGAAGGCGAGGACTCCAAGGTGGCGATCCGCAACATCCGTCGCGACGCCAACCAGCAGGTCAAGGAGTTGCTGAAGGAAAAGGAAGCCAGCGAGGACGATGCGCGCCGGGTCGAGGACGAGATCCAGAAGATCACCGATGCCGCGATCAAGGACGTCGATGAGGTGGTGAAGGCCAAGGAGCAGGAGCTGATGTCGGTCTGA
- the uppS gene encoding polyprenyl diphosphate synthase gives MTSPAAPNAAIPRHLAIIMDGNGRWAERRHRPRIIGHRAGARAVNLCIDFCILKGIQALTLFAFSSENWGRPEGEVGALMKLFMNALEREVDELDRRDVRIRFIGERERFSPAIVARMESAELQTAGNAGLQLSIAASYGGRWDITQAARSLAADVAAGRLRIEDIDEAAVGSRLTLADVPAPDLFIRTGGEMRISNFVLWQLAYTELWFTEALWPELDAATLQGALDHYASRERRFGLTGAQVAPLQESTE, from the coding sequence ATGACCTCGCCTGCAGCACCCAACGCCGCCATCCCGCGCCACCTGGCCATCATCATGGATGGCAACGGGCGCTGGGCCGAGCGCCGCCACCGGCCACGCATCATCGGCCATCGTGCCGGCGCGCGCGCGGTCAACCTGTGCATCGATTTCTGCATCCTCAAGGGGATCCAGGCGCTGACCCTGTTCGCGTTCTCCAGCGAAAACTGGGGACGACCGGAGGGTGAGGTCGGCGCGCTGATGAAGCTGTTCATGAACGCGCTGGAACGCGAGGTCGATGAACTCGACCGGCGTGACGTGCGGATCCGCTTCATCGGCGAGCGCGAGCGCTTCAGTCCGGCAATCGTTGCGCGGATGGAATCGGCTGAGCTGCAGACCGCCGGCAATGCCGGCTTGCAGTTGTCGATCGCCGCCAGCTACGGCGGCCGCTGGGACATCACGCAGGCGGCGCGATCGCTGGCCGCCGATGTTGCGGCCGGGCGCCTGCGCATCGAGGACATCGACGAGGCCGCCGTCGGGTCCCGCCTGACCCTGGCCGACGTACCCGCGCCGGATCTGTTCATCCGCACCGGTGGCGAGATGCGCATCAGCAACTTCGTGCTGTGGCAACTGGCCTACACCGAGCTGTGGTTCACCGAAGCGTTGTGGCCGGAGCTGGATGCGGCAACACTGCAGGGTGCGCTCGACCACTATGCTTCCCGTGAGCGTCGCTTCGGGCTTACCGGGGCGCAGGTCGCCCCCCTCCAAGAGAGCACCGAATGA
- a CDS encoding phosphatidate cytidylyltransferase: MTRIRLIAALVMAPTAIAAILLLPTAWLVTLAAVVFLMGLWEWYDLSDIDETLAKTVLLLAHLALMVALVWASRSGSGFSFALFELATLVGVIWWLLALVWLGRYQFASDHTTHARVFKLAAGALAIIPAWCALGWLHASDPTVSLVGSIPKGHFWLLTALMMVWAADSGAYFVGRQFGRHKLSPRISPNKTVEGLIGGLVAGVAMALAISLLAGAERSQLPAIALVAMVATLFSVAGDLFESLLKRHAGVKDSGTLIPGHGGVLDRLDGVLAALPAFALGKGLMGF, from the coding sequence ATGACCCGCATCCGCCTGATCGCCGCGTTGGTGATGGCTCCAACCGCCATTGCCGCGATCCTGTTGCTCCCCACTGCGTGGCTGGTGACCCTGGCCGCCGTCGTGTTCCTGATGGGCCTGTGGGAGTGGTATGACCTGTCCGACATCGACGAGACGCTGGCCAAGACCGTCCTGCTGCTGGCCCATCTGGCCCTGATGGTGGCGCTGGTGTGGGCGTCGCGATCCGGCTCGGGCTTCAGCTTTGCGCTGTTCGAACTGGCCACCCTGGTCGGGGTGATCTGGTGGCTGTTGGCACTCGTTTGGCTGGGCCGCTACCAGTTCGCCAGCGACCACACCACGCATGCTCGCGTGTTCAAGCTCGCTGCCGGCGCCCTGGCGATCATTCCCGCCTGGTGCGCCCTGGGCTGGCTGCACGCCAGCGACCCGACTGTCAGCCTGGTGGGATCGATCCCCAAGGGGCACTTCTGGCTGCTGACCGCTTTGATGATGGTCTGGGCGGCCGACAGTGGCGCCTATTTCGTCGGTCGCCAGTTCGGCCGGCACAAGCTGTCGCCGCGCATCAGCCCCAATAAGACCGTCGAAGGCCTGATCGGCGGGTTGGTGGCGGGTGTGGCGATGGCGCTGGCAATCTCGCTGTTGGCCGGCGCCGAGCGCAGCCAGCTGCCCGCGATCGCATTGGTGGCGATGGTGGCGACGCTGTTCTCCGTCGCCGGCGACCTGTTTGAAAGCCTGCTCAAGCGCCACGCCGGGGTGAAAGACTCCGGCACCCTGATCCCGGGCCATGGTGGTGTTCTGGACCGACTCGACGGGGTGCTCGCCGCCCTGCCCGCTTTTGCCCTTGGCAAGGGTCTGATGGGTTTCTGA
- a CDS encoding 1-deoxy-D-xylulose-5-phosphate reductoisomerase translates to MNAVASPSDTIRHDIAVLGATGSIGGSALDVIARHPERLRATVLGAGRNVAALIELCRIHRPLHAVIADSDSFAELRDGLASAGLATRAHAGADAVSELAAGDDCDTVVAAIVGAAGLPSTLAAARAGKRLLLANKESLVLAGELLMAAARDGGATIVPIDSEHNAIFQCLPSATRLAAGERGAGLARIILTASGGPFRGRSRASLADVSVEEAVKHPKWSMGPKISVDSATLMNKGLEVIEAHHLFSLPGERINVLVHPQSLVHSMVEFIDGSTLAQLGLPDMRTALAVGLGWPDRLESGVSGLDLLAQGGRLDFEQPDLEAFPCLQLAYDALAAGGTAPAVLNAANEVAVAAFLERRIGFLSIPALVEDTLAALPAIPADSLKALQEIDQHARRHAVQGLAAHRMPA, encoded by the coding sequence ATGAACGCGGTTGCTTCTCCTTCGGACACCATCCGCCACGACATCGCGGTACTGGGCGCCACCGGCTCCATCGGCGGCTCGGCGCTGGACGTCATCGCGCGGCACCCTGAACGCCTGCGCGCGACCGTGCTCGGCGCCGGCCGGAACGTCGCTGCGCTGATCGAGCTGTGTCGCATCCACCGGCCGCTGCACGCCGTGATCGCCGACTCCGACAGTTTCGCCGAGCTGCGCGACGGCCTGGCATCGGCCGGACTCGCAACGCGGGCCCACGCGGGCGCCGATGCGGTCAGCGAACTGGCCGCCGGGGACGACTGCGACACCGTGGTTGCCGCCATCGTCGGCGCGGCGGGCCTGCCTTCGACGCTGGCAGCAGCGCGTGCCGGCAAACGCCTGCTGCTGGCCAACAAGGAGTCGCTGGTGCTTGCCGGCGAGTTGCTGATGGCAGCCGCCCGCGACGGCGGCGCGACGATCGTGCCGATCGACAGCGAGCACAACGCTATTTTTCAATGCCTGCCATCTGCGACCCGACTGGCCGCAGGGGAGCGGGGTGCGGGCCTTGCGCGGATCATCCTCACCGCCTCGGGCGGCCCGTTCCGCGGTCGCTCGCGCGCGTCGCTGGCCGATGTCTCTGTGGAGGAAGCGGTCAAGCATCCCAAATGGTCGATGGGTCCGAAGATTTCGGTCGACTCGGCGACGCTGATGAACAAGGGCCTGGAGGTGATCGAGGCGCACCACCTCTTCAGCCTGCCCGGCGAGCGGATCAACGTGCTCGTCCATCCGCAGAGTCTGGTCCATTCGATGGTGGAGTTCATCGATGGCTCCACCTTGGCCCAGCTCGGACTCCCGGACATGCGTACGGCGCTGGCGGTCGGACTGGGCTGGCCCGACCGGCTCGAATCGGGCGTATCGGGATTGGACCTTTTGGCGCAGGGCGGACGGCTGGATTTCGAGCAGCCGGACCTGGAAGCGTTTCCCTGCCTGCAACTGGCCTACGACGCGCTGGCGGCCGGCGGCACCGCGCCTGCGGTATTGAACGCGGCCAACGAGGTCGCGGTTGCGGCGTTCCTGGAGCGCCGCATCGGCTTCCTCTCCATCCCGGCGCTGGTGGAGGACACGCTTGCCGCCCTGCCCGCAATCCCGGCCGATTCTTTGAAAGCGCTCCAGGAGATAGATCAACACGCCCGCCGGCACGCCGTTCAGGGGCTGGCCGCCCACCGGATGCCAGCATGA
- the rseP gene encoding RIP metalloprotease RseP has product MSELIGSVWWLLVSLGLLVTFHEFGHYWVARRCGVKVLRFSVGFGKPLFMRRGKDGTEYVVAAIPLGGYVKMLDERALTEDTPSADGAGGAGGDLGATLTEAERAGAFNRQSVWKRIAIVIAGPVANLLLCVLLLWAMFVIGRPDYAPVLGQATGIAADAGLQRGDTITAVGDRQTPTWSEVQMALIPSALDRSDVQLQVLDANGNAGTRRLPLSHLPADFDERRAVDAIGMVPRHHSLPAVVGQVAPDTAAWGVLAEGDRISAIDGRPVQQWSDLGPLVQELGERGGRGMVEVIRDDERLALELEPTRVTPEGGETYWAIGISPARPELPGMDAELRYGPIAAVPAALQETAHQAGQLFSMIGRAFSGRVEVRNTVAGPITIARAANAYAGQGAAWFLSLLALLSLSLGILNLLPIPLLDGGHLLYYLIELVKGSPVSERTMAYGQYIGLMLIAALMGLAFYNDIVNNLLH; this is encoded by the coding sequence ATGTCTGAGCTGATCGGTTCCGTCTGGTGGCTGCTGGTCAGCCTTGGTCTGCTGGTGACCTTCCACGAGTTCGGCCATTACTGGGTCGCCCGTCGCTGCGGGGTCAAGGTGCTGCGTTTCTCGGTGGGCTTCGGCAAACCGTTGTTCATGCGCCGCGGCAAGGACGGCACCGAGTACGTGGTCGCAGCCATCCCGCTGGGTGGCTACGTCAAGATGCTCGACGAGCGTGCGCTGACCGAGGACACGCCATCAGCGGACGGCGCTGGCGGAGCCGGCGGCGACCTGGGCGCGACATTGACCGAGGCCGAGCGCGCCGGCGCCTTCAACCGACAATCCGTGTGGAAGCGGATTGCGATCGTCATTGCCGGCCCCGTCGCCAACCTGCTGCTGTGCGTGCTGCTGCTGTGGGCGATGTTCGTCATCGGCCGCCCCGACTACGCACCCGTGCTCGGCCAGGCCACCGGTATTGCCGCAGATGCCGGACTGCAACGGGGCGACACCATCACCGCCGTAGGGGATCGGCAGACGCCCACCTGGAGCGAGGTCCAGATGGCGCTGATTCCATCGGCACTGGATCGCAGCGACGTCCAGCTGCAGGTGCTGGACGCGAATGGCAACGCAGGCACCCGGCGCCTGCCGCTGTCGCACCTGCCGGCCGATTTTGACGAGCGCCGCGCGGTGGATGCGATCGGCATGGTGCCGCGCCATCACTCCCTGCCGGCGGTCGTGGGCCAGGTGGCTCCGGATACCGCAGCGTGGGGCGTGCTGGCCGAGGGGGACCGGATCAGCGCCATCGATGGCCGGCCGGTGCAGCAGTGGTCCGATCTCGGGCCACTGGTGCAGGAGCTGGGCGAGCGCGGCGGACGCGGCATGGTCGAAGTCATCCGCGATGACGAGCGCCTTGCGCTGGAGCTTGAGCCCACCCGCGTCACGCCCGAAGGTGGCGAGACCTATTGGGCCATCGGGATCTCGCCGGCGCGCCCCGAGCTGCCCGGCATGGACGCCGAATTGCGCTACGGCCCGATCGCCGCGGTGCCCGCCGCACTGCAGGAAACCGCGCATCAGGCCGGCCAGCTGTTCTCGATGATCGGCCGCGCTTTCAGTGGCCGGGTCGAGGTGCGCAACACCGTTGCGGGCCCGATCACGATCGCCCGTGCCGCCAACGCCTATGCCGGCCAGGGCGCCGCGTGGTTCCTGTCCTTGCTGGCGCTGCTGTCGCTGAGCCTTGGCATACTGAACCTCCTGCCAATCCCGCTCTTGGACGGGGGACACCTGCTGTATTACCTTATCGAGTTGGTCAAAGGCAGCCCGGTGAGCGAGCGCACGATGGCCTATGGCCAATACATCGGCCTGATGCTCATCGCCGCGCTCATGGGCCTGGCGTTCTACAACGACATCGTGAACAACCTGCTGCACTGA
- the bamA gene encoding outer membrane protein assembly factor BamA gives MTRPIPRRLLVLALASALSTVPALSAIAQQQPAIAAPVGPFTVSDIRVDGLQRISAGTVFTYLPVERGDTMDQAAAGDAIRALYKTGFFEDVRIGHQGDILVVTVVERPAINKLTLTGNKDIKTEDLMKGLNDIGLTEGNTFDRLSLDRVTQELTRQYNNRGKYNVKVTPSVAALPRNRVDVTIAVEEGKAARIQHINLIGNELFDDKEITGGWESGVHNWLSWYRRDDQYSREKLSGDLEKLNNFYLDRGYVDFNIDSTQVAISPDLQDMFITAGVTEGEQYRISSVEITGDTVLPKEDIEKMVLVKPDQVFSRSLLEISSDAITATLGNIGYAFAQVNPIPDVNREDKTVAIAMQVVPGPRVNVRRISFKGNTRTADEVLRRQMRQFEGSWYSQAAIDRSKIRIQGLGYFDKVDVETVPVPGTSDQVDVVYNVNEVAAGSFVFGLGYSQLTGLSTQVQVSQNNFLGSGNRIAVQAQRNDYLQRYDFSFTDPYFTDNGVSLGYNLRWSEFNNSNFNTARYSSTSGLAQMVLGVPITETDSFTTLLGVDSNQIFAYRGSTPESIVDYIDAVGQRTFHAWRGEIGWARNTLNSALTPTRGMSQRLWLEATLPGSTVEYYKLNYSLSHFWPLSRHLVLNTRAELGYGDSYGDASVRNICFTAPTQDNPDPVQTENCDPSSPDYVKTVTADGLPFFENFYAGGTRSVRGFKDNTLGPREAALYSSYLQPIGGAVKTVGSVEMIFPTLIDSTAARVSAFLDFGNVFASTDDFDAGELRASTGLALMWRSPMGPITISYAFPVKKEDGDQLERLQFTFGGSF, from the coding sequence ATGACGCGACCCATCCCCCGCCGCCTGCTGGTCCTGGCCCTTGCTTCGGCGCTTTCCACGGTTCCCGCGTTGAGCGCGATTGCGCAGCAGCAGCCGGCAATCGCCGCCCCGGTCGGCCCGTTCACCGTCAGTGACATCCGCGTGGACGGCCTGCAGCGGATTTCCGCCGGCACCGTGTTCACCTACCTGCCGGTCGAGCGTGGCGACACGATGGACCAGGCCGCGGCCGGCGATGCGATCCGCGCGCTGTACAAGACCGGGTTCTTCGAGGACGTCCGCATCGGTCACCAGGGCGACATCCTGGTGGTCACCGTCGTCGAGCGTCCGGCGATCAACAAGCTGACCCTGACCGGCAACAAAGACATCAAGACCGAGGACCTGATGAAGGGCCTCAATGACATCGGCCTGACCGAAGGCAACACCTTCGACCGGCTGAGCCTGGACCGCGTGACCCAGGAACTGACCCGCCAGTACAACAACCGCGGCAAGTACAACGTCAAGGTGACCCCGTCAGTGGCCGCGTTGCCGCGCAACCGCGTCGACGTGACCATCGCGGTGGAGGAAGGCAAGGCCGCCCGGATCCAGCACATCAACCTGATCGGCAACGAGCTGTTTGACGACAAGGAAATCACCGGCGGCTGGGAGTCGGGCGTCCACAACTGGCTGAGCTGGTACCGCCGCGATGACCAGTACTCGCGCGAGAAGCTTTCCGGCGACCTGGAAAAGCTCAACAACTTCTACCTGGACCGTGGCTACGTCGACTTCAACATCGACTCCACCCAGGTCGCCATCAGCCCCGACCTGCAGGACATGTTCATCACCGCAGGCGTGACCGAGGGCGAGCAGTACAGGATCTCCAGCGTCGAGATCACCGGCGACACCGTGCTGCCCAAGGAAGACATCGAGAAGATGGTGCTGGTCAAGCCCGACCAGGTGTTCTCGCGCAGCCTGCTGGAAATCAGCTCCGATGCAATCACGGCCACACTGGGCAACATCGGTTACGCCTTCGCCCAGGTCAACCCGATTCCCGACGTGAACCGCGAGGACAAGACGGTCGCCATCGCGATGCAGGTCGTCCCCGGACCGCGCGTCAACGTCCGCCGGATCAGCTTCAAGGGCAATACGCGTACCGCCGACGAAGTGCTGCGCCGGCAGATGCGCCAGTTCGAAGGTTCCTGGTACTCGCAGGCCGCGATCGACCGCTCCAAGATCCGCATCCAGGGCCTGGGCTATTTCGACAAGGTCGACGTGGAAACCGTGCCGGTCCCGGGCACCAGCGACCAGGTCGATGTCGTCTACAACGTCAACGAGGTCGCGGCAGGCAGCTTTGTGTTCGGCCTGGGCTATTCGCAGCTGACCGGTCTGAGCACCCAGGTGCAGGTGTCGCAGAACAACTTCCTGGGCAGCGGCAACCGGATTGCCGTGCAGGCGCAGCGCAACGACTACCTGCAGCGCTACGACTTCTCCTTCACCGATCCCTACTTCACCGACAACGGCGTGTCGCTGGGCTACAACCTGCGCTGGAGCGAGTTCAACAACTCCAACTTCAACACCGCGCGCTACTCCTCCACCAGCGGCTTGGCGCAGATGGTGCTCGGGGTGCCCATCACCGAGACCGACAGCTTCACCACGCTGCTGGGCGTCGACAGCAACCAGATCTTCGCCTACCGCGGCTCCACGCCGGAATCCATCGTCGACTACATCGACGCCGTCGGCCAGCGCACCTTCCACGCCTGGCGCGGTGAGATCGGCTGGGCCCGCAACACGCTCAACAGCGCGCTGACGCCGACCCGCGGCATGTCGCAGCGCCTGTGGCTGGAGGCGACCCTGCCCGGCTCGACGGTCGAGTACTACAAGCTCAACTACAGCCTGTCGCATTTCTGGCCGCTGTCGCGCCACCTGGTGCTCAACACCCGCGCCGAACTGGGTTATGGCGACAGCTACGGTGATGCGTCGGTACGCAACATCTGCTTCACCGCGCCCACCCAGGACAATCCGGATCCGGTGCAGACCGAGAATTGCGACCCAAGCTCGCCCGACTACGTAAAGACCGTCACCGCCGACGGCCTGCCGTTCTTCGAGAACTTCTACGCCGGTGGTACGCGCTCGGTCCGCGGTTTCAAGGACAACACGCTGGGCCCGCGCGAGGCGGCGCTGTACAGCAGCTACCTGCAGCCGATCGGTGGCGCGGTGAAGACCGTCGGCTCGGTGGAGATGATCTTCCCGACCCTGATCGACAGCACGGCGGCGCGCGTCTCCGCGTTCCTCGACTTCGGTAACGTGTTCGCCAGCACCGACGATTTCGATGCCGGCGAGCTGCGCGCGTCCACGGGTCTGGCGCTGATGTGGCGCTCGCCGATGGGTCCGATCACGATCAGCTACGCGTTCCCGGTCAAGAAGGAAGACGGCGACCAGCTGGAGCGCCTGCAGTTCACCTTCGGCGGCTCGTTCTGA
- the lpxD gene encoding UDP-3-O-(3-hydroxymyristoyl)glucosamine N-acyltransferase, with amino-acid sequence MPSPAPTVAELAERFSLGVRGDATARIRGVGTLANAGKDQLAFLANPRYRGQLDDSTAAAVVMRAADAEGFGGTALVAEDPYTAFAKIAAVFEVVPVRQPGVHPMADIHADAVVDPAAHVGAFSSIGAGSRVEAGAFVGPGCIVGENCVIGAGSELLARVTLVTRVRLGQRVRIHPGAVIGADGFGLAMDAGRWIKVPQLGGVVIGDDCEIGANTCIDRGAIEDTVLEEDVRLDNLIQVGHNVRIGAHTAMAGCVAIAGSARIGRYCMIAGGAGIAGHLEICDRVVVTAMSLVSSSIREPGEYSSGTGLMDNRSWRRNAARFRQLDRMARQLRDQEPKDDTQ; translated from the coding sequence ATGCCCTCCCCTGCACCAACCGTGGCCGAGCTGGCCGAGCGGTTCTCGCTCGGCGTGCGCGGCGACGCGACCGCGCGCATCCGTGGCGTCGGCACGCTCGCCAATGCCGGCAAGGACCAGCTCGCCTTCCTGGCCAACCCCAGGTACCGCGGCCAGCTGGACGACTCGACGGCCGCCGCCGTGGTCATGCGCGCCGCCGATGCCGAGGGCTTCGGTGGCACGGCGCTGGTCGCCGAGGACCCCTACACCGCGTTCGCCAAGATCGCCGCCGTGTTTGAAGTGGTGCCCGTGCGCCAGCCCGGCGTCCACCCGATGGCCGACATCCACGCCGACGCGGTGGTCGACCCTGCCGCGCACGTCGGCGCTTTCAGCAGCATCGGCGCCGGCAGCCGCGTCGAGGCCGGCGCCTTCGTCGGCCCGGGCTGCATCGTCGGTGAGAACTGCGTGATCGGAGCCGGCAGCGAGCTGCTGGCGCGCGTCACCCTGGTCACCCGGGTGCGGTTGGGCCAACGCGTGCGCATCCATCCCGGCGCGGTGATCGGTGCCGACGGCTTCGGCCTGGCGATGGACGCGGGACGCTGGATCAAGGTGCCGCAGCTGGGCGGCGTGGTGATCGGCGATGACTGCGAGATCGGTGCCAATACCTGCATCGATCGCGGCGCGATCGAGGACACGGTGCTGGAGGAGGACGTCCGCCTGGACAACCTGATCCAGGTCGGCCACAACGTCCGCATCGGCGCGCACACCGCCATGGCAGGTTGCGTCGCCATCGCGGGCAGCGCCCGCATCGGTCGTTACTGCATGATCGCCGGCGGTGCCGGCATCGCCGGGCATCTGGAGATCTGCGACCGGGTGGTGGTGACGGCAATGAGCCTGGTGAGCAGTTCGATCCGCGAACCCGGAGAATACTCGTCCGGCACCGGGCTGATGGACAATCGCAGCTGGCGCAGGAACGCCGCGCGATTCCGGCAGCTGGACAGGATGGCGCGCCAGTTGCGCGACCAGGAACCTAAGGACGACACGCAATGA
- the fabZ gene encoding 3-hydroxyacyl-ACP dehydratase FabZ, translating into MTDALKLPIDVPGIQAMLPHRYPFLLVDRVTELEPNKRILAYKNVTNNEPFFNGHFPGQPVMPGVLVIEALAQAGGLLTQLSLGGTFENKLFYLVKIDGARFSRMVVPGDRLDLEVVLKRTIRNMALYQGIARVDGEQAACADILCAEVVNKP; encoded by the coding sequence ATGACCGATGCACTCAAGCTCCCGATCGATGTTCCGGGTATCCAGGCGATGCTGCCGCACCGCTACCCGTTCCTGCTGGTCGACCGGGTGACGGAGCTGGAGCCGAACAAGCGCATCCTGGCCTACAAGAACGTCACCAACAACGAGCCGTTCTTCAACGGCCACTTTCCCGGCCAGCCGGTGATGCCCGGCGTGCTGGTGATCGAGGCGCTGGCCCAGGCCGGCGGTCTGCTCACCCAGCTCTCGCTGGGCGGGACGTTTGAGAACAAGCTGTTCTACCTGGTCAAGATCGACGGTGCCCGGTTCTCGCGCATGGTCGTCCCCGGCGACCGCCTCGACCTGGAGGTGGTCCTCAAGCGGACGATCCGCAACATGGCGCTGTACCAGGGCATCGCCCGGGTCGACGGCGAGCAGGCCGCGTGCGCTGACATCCTGTGTGCCGAGGTCGTCAACAAGCCATGA